One genomic segment of Amycolatopsis sp. Hca4 includes these proteins:
- a CDS encoding serine hydrolase, which produces MRKSLRAVTAGTLVALLAATTAAPALAAVSPVQAKLDVLTAQDGVPGAAAVVQDGRRTQVTRSGVGDVATGKPFPRNGSFRAGSVTKTFVATVVLQLVAEGRVRLDAPVSRYLPGLLPDGRITVRQVLQHTSGLYNYTDALDLTDPEALRHRGAEPAELVALALAHPALFPPGARWSYSNTNYIVAGMLVERVTGHALDAEITRRITRPLGLRDTYLPRRGDEKLPSPHAVGYLPVNGKLVDFSDFDATIAGAAGGLVTTPADLDRFYGALLGGRLLRPAELAEMRRTVPADLGLPGAGYGLGLGSIPLSCGVVWGHEGGIIGFTNFAGVGPKDRRATVVLNENPTLADTSEHLIAAVDAAVCS; this is translated from the coding sequence ATGCGGAAGTCATTGCGGGCGGTCACCGCGGGCACGCTCGTCGCGCTGCTCGCCGCCACCACCGCGGCACCGGCGCTCGCGGCCGTGAGCCCGGTCCAGGCGAAACTGGACGTGCTGACCGCCCAGGACGGCGTACCGGGGGCGGCAGCGGTGGTCCAGGACGGCAGGCGCACCCAGGTCACCCGCAGCGGCGTGGGCGACGTCGCCACCGGGAAACCGTTCCCGCGCAACGGATCGTTCCGCGCGGGCAGCGTCACCAAGACGTTCGTGGCGACGGTCGTGCTGCAGCTCGTGGCCGAGGGCCGGGTCCGCTTGGACGCGCCGGTTTCGCGCTACCTGCCGGGGCTGCTGCCGGACGGGCGCATCACCGTCCGGCAGGTGCTGCAGCACACGAGCGGGCTGTACAACTATACGGACGCGCTCGACCTGACCGACCCGGAGGCCCTGCGCCACCGCGGCGCCGAGCCGGCCGAGCTGGTCGCGCTGGCGCTGGCGCACCCGGCGCTGTTCCCGCCGGGGGCTCGCTGGTCGTACTCGAACACGAACTACATCGTGGCCGGGATGCTCGTGGAACGCGTGACCGGTCACGCGCTGGACGCGGAGATCACCCGCCGCATCACCCGCCCGCTGGGCCTGCGCGACACGTACCTCCCCCGCCGCGGCGACGAGAAACTGCCGTCCCCGCACGCGGTGGGCTACCTGCCGGTGAACGGGAAGCTGGTGGACTTCAGCGACTTCGACGCCACGATCGCCGGGGCGGCGGGTGGCCTGGTCACGACCCCGGCGGACCTGGACAGGTTCTACGGAGCGCTGCTGGGCGGCCGGCTCCTGCGCCCGGCCGAGCTGGCGGAAATGCGCCGCACGGTCCCGGCGGACCTCGGCCTCCCGGGCGCGGGCTACGGCTTGGGCCTGGGCAGCATCCCGCTGTCGTGCGGAGTGGTGTGGGGGCACGAAGGCGGCATCATCGGCTTCACGAACTTCGCGGGGGTGGGCCCGAAGGACCGGAGGGCAACGGTGGTGCTGAACGAGAACCCGACCTTGGCCGACACGAGCGAGCATCTGATCGCGGCTGTGGATGCGGCGGTCTGTTCGTAG
- a CDS encoding flavoprotein has product MRDLGLVASSCGGLDARFAAELARPAAERGWRPAITLTPAAHRWLDATGGLAEVAACTDLPVRSVSRLPGEPRPHPDPDVFLFAPASANSVAKLALGIADNQALTVLGDVLGAPGITVVVAYQIHDTRTHHPAWQRHLDTLAGAGVTLHRLDVRRPWTEVLDLLP; this is encoded by the coding sequence GTGAGGGACCTCGGGCTGGTGGCCAGCTCGTGCGGCGGGCTGGACGCCCGGTTCGCCGCCGAGCTGGCCCGCCCGGCGGCCGAACGCGGCTGGCGCCCGGCGATCACGCTGACGCCGGCCGCGCATCGCTGGCTCGACGCGACCGGCGGGCTCGCCGAGGTGGCCGCCTGCACGGACCTGCCGGTCCGCAGCGTGTCCCGGCTGCCCGGCGAGCCGCGGCCGCACCCGGACCCGGACGTGTTCCTGTTCGCGCCGGCGTCGGCGAACTCGGTCGCCAAGCTCGCACTCGGCATCGCGGACAACCAGGCGTTGACGGTGCTCGGTGACGTGCTGGGCGCGCCGGGAATCACGGTGGTGGTGGCGTACCAGATCCACGACACCCGTACGCACCACCCGGCGTGGCAGCGTCACCTCGACACGCTCGCGGGCGCCGGGGTGACGCTGCACCGCCTCGACGTCCGGCGGCCGTGGACCGAGGTCCTGGACCTGCTGCCGTGA
- a CDS encoding riboflavin synthase — MFTGIVEEIGEVTAVEQLTNAARLRVRGPLVTSDAGHGDSIAVSGVCLTVVEVAGGEFTVDVVNETLQRSSLAKVAVGDRVNLERATPAGGRLGGHIMQGHVDGTGVFLGRDENGVTTFALPAHLSRYVVEKGSIAVDGVSLTVAAISADQFAVALIPTTLEVTTLGRREAGDLVNLEVDVVAKYVEKLAEAHIRDQVQNRDSGGGTEERS, encoded by the coding sequence GTGTTCACCGGCATAGTCGAGGAGATCGGCGAAGTCACCGCGGTCGAGCAGCTGACGAACGCGGCCCGGCTGCGCGTCCGCGGCCCGCTGGTCACCAGCGACGCCGGGCACGGCGATTCGATCGCGGTCAGCGGGGTCTGCCTGACCGTCGTCGAGGTGGCGGGCGGCGAGTTCACCGTCGACGTCGTCAACGAGACGCTGCAGCGCTCCAGCCTGGCCAAGGTCGCGGTCGGCGACCGGGTCAACCTCGAGCGCGCCACCCCGGCCGGCGGCCGGCTCGGCGGGCACATCATGCAGGGCCACGTCGACGGGACCGGCGTGTTCCTCGGCCGCGACGAGAACGGCGTCACGACGTTCGCGCTGCCGGCGCACCTGTCCCGGTACGTGGTCGAGAAGGGCTCGATCGCGGTCGACGGCGTCTCGCTGACGGTGGCGGCGATCAGCGCCGACCAGTTCGCGGTCGCCCTGATCCCCACCACCCTCGAAGTGACCACCCTCGGCCGCCGTGAAGCGGGCGACCTGGTGAACCTCGAGGTCGACGTGGTAGCGAAGTACGTGGAAAAGCTGGCCGAGGCCCACATCCGCGACCAGGTGCAGAATCGGGACAGCGGCGGCGGCACGGAGGAGCGGTCATGA
- a CDS encoding response regulator transcription factor, giving the protein MTPSVLLADDEPLVRTGLRALLEQQGLPVVGEAADGGEVLDAVRRTRPDVVLMDVRMPGVDGIEATRRVLGALADPPKILVVTTFDNDDYVHEALLAGASGFLLKRARKEEIAHAVRTVAAGESLLFPEAIRRLVSGRVAGGKHARAAKTLTRREAEVLRLIATGLSNQDIAAALVISLETVKTHVGNVFTKLGAGNRSQAVVIAYEAGVVKPGHLAGQ; this is encoded by the coding sequence GTGACGCCGTCGGTGCTGCTCGCCGACGACGAGCCGCTGGTCCGCACCGGGCTGCGGGCGCTGCTGGAGCAGCAGGGCCTGCCGGTGGTCGGCGAGGCGGCCGACGGTGGCGAGGTCCTCGACGCCGTGCGGCGGACGCGGCCGGACGTGGTGCTGATGGACGTGCGGATGCCCGGCGTGGACGGCATCGAGGCCACCCGCCGGGTGCTCGGGGCGCTGGCGGACCCGCCGAAGATCCTGGTCGTCACCACGTTCGACAACGACGACTACGTGCACGAGGCGCTGCTGGCCGGGGCCAGCGGGTTCCTGCTCAAGCGGGCGCGCAAGGAGGAGATCGCGCACGCCGTGCGGACGGTCGCGGCGGGCGAGTCGCTGCTGTTCCCGGAGGCGATCCGGCGGCTGGTGAGCGGCCGGGTCGCGGGCGGCAAGCACGCGCGGGCGGCGAAAACGCTGACCCGCCGCGAGGCCGAGGTGCTGCGGCTCATCGCCACCGGACTGTCCAACCAGGACATCGCGGCGGCGCTGGTGATCAGCCTGGAGACGGTGAAGACCCACGTGGGCAACGTCTTCACCAAGCTCGGCGCCGGAAACCGCAGCCAGGCCGTGGTCATCGCGTACGAGGCCGGGGTCGTCAAGCCGGGGCACCTCGCCGGTCAATAA
- the rpe gene encoding ribulose-phosphate 3-epimerase, protein MIAPSILAADFARLGDEIAAVAGAGEARADWVHVDVMDAHFVPNLTLGLPVAKALIDSTDLPIDCHLMIDDPDRWAVGYAEAGAYNVTVHAEAAKDPVALAKNLRAAGAKAGLSIKPGTALEPWLDALKHYDTLLVMSVEPGFGGQSFIADVLEKVRTARRLVDTGHLKLIVEIDGGINTDTIEQAAEAGVDCFVAGSAVYGAGDPGKAVAALREQAARGRAG, encoded by the coding sequence TTGATCGCACCCAGCATCCTCGCGGCCGACTTCGCCCGGCTCGGCGACGAGATCGCCGCCGTGGCCGGCGCGGGGGAGGCCAGGGCCGACTGGGTCCACGTCGACGTCATGGACGCGCACTTCGTGCCCAACCTGACCCTCGGCCTGCCCGTGGCCAAGGCCCTGATCGACAGCACCGACCTGCCGATCGACTGCCACCTGATGATCGACGACCCGGATCGCTGGGCGGTCGGGTACGCCGAGGCCGGCGCCTACAACGTCACGGTGCACGCCGAAGCCGCGAAGGACCCCGTCGCGCTGGCGAAGAACCTGCGGGCCGCGGGCGCGAAGGCGGGCCTGTCGATCAAGCCGGGCACCGCGCTCGAACCGTGGCTCGACGCGCTCAAGCACTACGACACGCTGCTGGTGATGTCCGTCGAGCCGGGCTTCGGCGGGCAGTCGTTCATCGCCGACGTCCTGGAGAAGGTCCGCACCGCGCGGCGCCTGGTCGACACCGGGCACCTCAAACTGATCGTCGAGATCGACGGCGGCATCAACACCGACACCATCGAGCAGGCCGCCGAGGCCGGTGTCGACTGCTTCGTGGCCGGATCCGCCGTCTACGGCGCCGGTGACCCGGGCAAGGCGGTCGCCGCGCTGCGCGAGCAGGCGGCCCGCGGCCGGGCCGGCTGA
- a CDS encoding sensor histidine kinase yields MSGFLASLARIGSYRSLPYAVACAVLTLPISPFAFAAAVSVEADSRVRALLALLAMAVLMGLLGLLGPVRRLGIGLANTLLGTAVPAPDGRPDAGSRLRSGLWLALHTALSGILLTVLAFLGLGLLVPAVWLTGGQDTISLFWDDVPLGGWTVPFGVVLLFAALVLTAGATRGFRTGAEALLGPSDTERAAQAERRSAVLAQRNRLARELHDSIGHTLTTSTIQAAAAADLVEVDPAQVRRALGTIEEASRTALEDLDHVLGLLRDEPAAKAPTRTLAEVDVLAVRAREAGLDVRLAVTGPVAALPATVSREGYRIVQEGLTNALRHAGPGAVEVRVEAGPEHLGIAVVNALPGDGPRTGRRGLAGLAERVEALRGELDAGPDGQQWRLRATIPLRAGV; encoded by the coding sequence ATGTCCGGATTCCTGGCGTCCCTGGCGCGGATCGGCAGCTACCGCAGCCTGCCGTACGCCGTCGCGTGTGCCGTCCTCACGCTGCCGATCTCCCCGTTCGCCTTCGCCGCGGCGGTCTCCGTCGAAGCCGATTCCCGCGTGCGGGCTCTGCTCGCCCTGCTCGCCATGGCGGTGCTGATGGGGCTGCTGGGCCTGCTGGGGCCGGTCCGGCGGCTCGGCATCGGCCTGGCGAACACCCTGCTCGGCACGGCCGTCCCGGCCCCGGACGGGCGACCCGACGCCGGTTCGCGGCTGCGTTCGGGACTGTGGCTCGCCCTGCACACGGCGTTGAGCGGCATCCTGCTCACCGTGCTCGCCTTCCTCGGCCTGGGCCTGCTGGTGCCCGCGGTCTGGCTGACCGGCGGCCAGGACACCATCAGCCTGTTCTGGGACGACGTCCCGCTCGGCGGGTGGACGGTCCCCTTCGGCGTCGTGCTGCTCTTCGCGGCGCTGGTGCTCACCGCGGGCGCCACCCGCGGGTTCCGGACCGGCGCGGAGGCGCTGCTCGGCCCGTCGGACACCGAACGCGCGGCGCAGGCCGAACGCCGCTCGGCCGTGCTCGCCCAGCGCAACCGGCTGGCCCGCGAGCTGCACGACTCGATCGGGCACACGCTGACGACGTCGACCATCCAGGCGGCGGCCGCGGCCGACCTGGTCGAGGTCGATCCCGCGCAGGTCCGGCGCGCGCTCGGCACGATCGAAGAGGCGTCCCGGACCGCGCTGGAGGACCTCGACCACGTCCTGGGGCTGCTGCGCGACGAGCCGGCCGCGAAGGCGCCGACGCGCACGCTGGCCGAAGTCGACGTCCTCGCCGTGCGCGCCCGCGAAGCCGGCCTCGACGTCCGGCTGGCCGTCACCGGCCCGGTCGCCGCGCTGCCCGCGACGGTGTCGCGGGAGGGTTACCGGATCGTCCAGGAGGGCCTGACCAACGCGTTGCGCCACGCCGGTCCGGGCGCGGTCGAGGTCCGGGTCGAGGCCGGGCCGGAGCACCTCGGTATCGCCGTCGTCAACGCGCTGCCCGGCGACGGGCCGCGGACCGGTCGGCGCGGGCTGGCCGGGCTCGCCGAGCGCGTCGAGGCCCTGCGCGGCGAGCTCGACGCCGGCCCGGACGGGCAGCAGTGGCGGCTGCGCGCGACCATCCCGCTGCGGGCGGGTGTGTGA
- the phoA gene encoding alkaline phosphatase: MASLFAGRRRWLVAGALGAALVAAAPVALATNGSDNADARSSAGTGDRTADVRAAIQGGHARNVILFIGDGMGQSEITSARNYERGAAGRLAMDELPLTGDYTTYAVEKNNPAKPEYVTDSAASGTGWATGTKTYNGAISVDAYGNDVPTILEIAKRNGLRTGDVTTAEVQDATPAVLGSHVVSRDCKGPVETTAKCAKNAKENGGNGSIAEQLVQTHPDVLLGGGAKYFNQTVTAGKFQGKTVLDQAKAAGYTVVNTAADLAAAKKGKPVLGLFADGNLPVNWTGPAAVHGGTAPSRCTPNAKVPATQPKLADQTRKALELLDDRRSDKGFFLQVEGASIDKQDHAADPCGQIGETVDFDAAIAAGEAFARSHPDTLVLVTADHGHSSQIVEPTATPGLTATLVTNEGANMTLAYGTAEAGGSQSHTGTQVRIAGMGPQAANIVGLTNQTDLFGTLKRALKLR; the protein is encoded by the coding sequence ATGGCTTCGCTGTTCGCCGGCCGCCGCCGGTGGCTGGTCGCGGGCGCGCTCGGCGCCGCGCTGGTCGCCGCCGCCCCGGTCGCACTGGCCACCAACGGTTCCGACAACGCCGACGCGCGGTCGTCCGCCGGCACCGGTGATCGCACCGCCGACGTCCGCGCCGCGATCCAGGGCGGCCACGCCCGCAACGTCATCCTGTTCATCGGCGACGGCATGGGCCAGTCGGAGATCACCTCCGCCCGCAACTACGAGCGCGGCGCCGCCGGCCGGCTCGCCATGGACGAGCTGCCGCTCACCGGCGACTACACCACGTACGCCGTCGAGAAGAACAACCCGGCCAAGCCCGAGTACGTGACCGACTCGGCCGCGTCCGGCACCGGCTGGGCCACCGGCACCAAGACCTACAACGGCGCCATCTCCGTCGACGCCTACGGCAACGACGTCCCGACGATCCTGGAGATCGCCAAGCGCAACGGCCTGCGCACCGGCGACGTCACCACCGCCGAGGTCCAGGACGCGACCCCGGCCGTGCTCGGCTCGCACGTGGTCAGCCGCGACTGCAAGGGCCCGGTCGAGACGACCGCGAAGTGCGCGAAGAACGCCAAGGAGAACGGCGGCAACGGCTCGATCGCCGAGCAGCTGGTCCAGACCCATCCCGACGTCCTGCTGGGCGGCGGCGCGAAGTACTTCAACCAGACCGTGACGGCCGGCAAGTTCCAGGGCAAGACCGTCCTGGACCAGGCCAAGGCGGCCGGCTACACCGTCGTGAACACCGCGGCCGACCTGGCCGCGGCGAAGAAGGGCAAGCCGGTCCTCGGCCTGTTCGCCGACGGCAACCTGCCGGTGAACTGGACCGGCCCGGCGGCCGTGCACGGCGGCACCGCGCCGTCCCGCTGCACGCCGAACGCGAAGGTGCCCGCGACCCAGCCGAAGCTGGCCGACCAGACCCGCAAGGCCCTCGAGCTGCTGGACGACCGCCGCAGTGACAAGGGCTTCTTCCTGCAGGTCGAGGGCGCCAGCATCGACAAGCAGGACCACGCGGCCGACCCGTGCGGCCAGATCGGCGAGACGGTCGACTTCGACGCGGCCATCGCGGCCGGCGAGGCGTTCGCCCGCAGCCACCCCGACACCCTGGTGCTGGTGACCGCCGACCACGGCCACAGCAGCCAGATCGTCGAACCCACCGCCACCCCGGGCCTGACCGCGACGCTCGTCACCAACGAAGGCGCGAACATGACCCTGGCCTACGGCACGGCGGAGGCGGGCGGCTCGCAGTCGCACACCGGCACCCAGGTCCGCATCGCGGGCATGGGCCCGCAGGCGGCGAACATCGTCGGCCTGACCAACCAGACCGACCTGTTCGGCACCCTGAAGCGGGCGCTGAAGCTGCGCTGA